One Aphelocoma coerulescens isolate FSJ_1873_10779 chromosome 6, UR_Acoe_1.0, whole genome shotgun sequence DNA window includes the following coding sequences:
- the LRIT1 gene encoding leucine-rich repeat, immunoglobulin-like domain and transmembrane domain-containing protein 1 isoform X1: MWIAVALLCCSALAGLPRAGGSCPSQCSCSFHSLSEGTKARTVLCNDPEMTLPPVNIPVDTTKLRIEKTAIRRVPGEAFHLLHNLEYLWMPYNSLASLSGIPFKGLRRLQELRLDGNNLVSFPWESLAGMPQLRLLDLHNNELTSIPPDAARYVKNITYLDLSSNKLMTLPQALIATWANLQAVPYFPNDNSKIILGLQDNPWVCDCSLYEMVHFLNFQSPNIAFIEPRLKCFTPRSLAGVFFSQVELRKCQSPVVHTSVAKVKTILGSTVLLRCGTTGVPIPELSWRRADGAQLNGTVHQEISSDGMSWSILGLPVVSYLDSGEYICKAKNFLGATEAFISLIITDSESTDDPTSNGKGTWNGKASGMQAAAYNDELVARYIITTSTVPTLGAGAGTGDGLLLPDMAQDSNPQNLLVSPTMGQQEPERMVRSVRVIGDTDQSITLAWKAPMAKNTTVFSVLYAVFGERDMRRINVEPGKTKVTVYGLLPKTKYIVCVCVKGLIPRKEQCIIFSTDEVFSAGGTQKLINVVVISVACVIAVPLTLVVCCGALKRRCKKCFVRKPKEIQESYVTFESLSPGAKAKGVEGEYLTRHTPDESNRLLSARSSVDSEAIPKIEGQPNEYFC, from the exons ATGTGGATCGCGgtggctctgctgtgctgctcggcgctggcggggctgccccgggcggGCGGCTCCTGCCCCTCGCAGTGCAGCTGCTCCTTCCACAGCCTCAGCGAGGGCACCAAAGCCAG GACAGTGCTGTGTAATGACCCAGAGATGACCCTCCCTCCCGTGAACATCCCTGTCGATACAACCAAGCTTCGGATAGAAAAGACAGCCATCCGCAGGGTGCCAGGAGAGGCTTTCCACCTCCTTCACAACCTCGAGTACCTCTGGATGCCCTATAACTCCTTGGCCAGCCTCAGTGGCATCCCCTTCAAGGGCCTTCGTCGTctgcaggagctgaggctgGATGGGAACAACTTAGTATCATTCCCCTGGGAAAGCCTGGCTGGCATGCCACAGCTGCGGCTTCTGGATTTACACAATAACGAACTCACCTCAATCCCTCCAGATGCTGCTCGGTATGTCAAGAATATCACATACCTGGATCTGTCTAGCAACAAGCTGATGACTCTTCCTCAGGCTCTCATTGCCACCTGGGCCAATCTCCAGGCTGTTCCCTACTTCCCCAATGATAACTCCAAGATCATCCTAG GCTTGCAAGACAATCCTTGGGTGTGTGACTGCAGTCTGTATGAAATGGTCCATTTCCTAAATTTCCAGTCTCCTAACATAGCCTTCATTGAGCCCAGGCTGAAATGCTTCACCCCCCGGAGCCTCGCAGGAGTCTTCTTCAGCCAGGTGGAGCTGAGGAAGTGTCAGAGCCCCGTTGTGCACACGTCTGTAGCCAAGGTGAAGACCATCCTGGGCAGCACGGTGCTGCTGCGCTGTGGGACCACGGGCGTGCCCATCCCCgagctcagctggaggagagctGATGGGGCTCAGCTGAACGGCACAG TTCACCAAGAGATTTCCAGTGATGGGATGAGCTGGTCTATCCTGGGCCTGCCTGTAGTCTCTTACCTTGACTCTGGAGAGTACATCTGTAAAGCAAAGAATTTCCTGGGGGCAACAGAGGCGTTCATCTCACTCATCATCACAGACTCAGAAAGCACGGATGACCCCACCTCTAATGGCAAAGGCACGTGGAATGGGAAGGCGAGCGGGATGCAGGCAGCTGCCTACAATGATGAACTGGTGGCAAGGTACATCATCACCACCTCCACTGTGCCCACCCTGGGGGCTGGAGCGGGCACTGGAGACGGGCTTCTCCTCCCGGACATGGCACAAGACAGCAACCCCCAGAATCTGCTGGTGAGCCCCACCATGGGCCAGCAGGAGCCAGAGCGGATGGTGAGGTCTGTCAGGGTGATAGGGGACACCGACCAGAGCATCACCCTGGCCTGGAAGGCACCTATGGCAAAGAACACCACGGTGTTCAGTGTCCTTTATGCTGTCTTTGGAGAGAGGGACATGCGGCGGATCAACGTGGAGCCAGGGAAGACCAAGGTCACTGTTTATGGGCTGCTGCCAAAGACCAAATACAtcgtgtgtgtctgtgtgaaaGGGCTGATCCCCAGGAAGGAGCAGTGCATCATATTTTCCACAGATGAAGTTTTCAGTGCGGGAGGGACGCAGAAGCTCATCAATGTGGTTGTCATCAGCGTGGCCTGTGTCATTGCTGTTCCTCTGACGCTGGTGGTCTGCTGTGGAGCACTGAAACGGCGCTGCAAAAAATGCTTTGTGCGGAAACCCAAGGAAATTCAGGAATCCTACGTCACCTTTGAAAGCCTGTCTCCTGGGGCCAAGGCAAAAGGCGTGGAAGGAGAATACTTGACCAGGCACACCCCTGACGAGTCGAATAGgctgctgtctgcccgctccagCGTGGACTCGGAAGCCATACCAAAGATTGAGGGACAGCCTAATGAATACTTCTGCTGA
- the LRIT1 gene encoding leucine-rich repeat, immunoglobulin-like domain and transmembrane domain-containing protein 1 isoform X2, with protein sequence MTLPPVNIPVDTTKLRIEKTAIRRVPGEAFHLLHNLEYLWMPYNSLASLSGIPFKGLRRLQELRLDGNNLVSFPWESLAGMPQLRLLDLHNNELTSIPPDAARYVKNITYLDLSSNKLMTLPQALIATWANLQAVPYFPNDNSKIILGLQDNPWVCDCSLYEMVHFLNFQSPNIAFIEPRLKCFTPRSLAGVFFSQVELRKCQSPVVHTSVAKVKTILGSTVLLRCGTTGVPIPELSWRRADGAQLNGTVHQEISSDGMSWSILGLPVVSYLDSGEYICKAKNFLGATEAFISLIITDSESTDDPTSNGKGTWNGKASGMQAAAYNDELVARYIITTSTVPTLGAGAGTGDGLLLPDMAQDSNPQNLLVSPTMGQQEPERMVRSVRVIGDTDQSITLAWKAPMAKNTTVFSVLYAVFGERDMRRINVEPGKTKVTVYGLLPKTKYIVCVCVKGLIPRKEQCIIFSTDEVFSAGGTQKLINVVVISVACVIAVPLTLVVCCGALKRRCKKCFVRKPKEIQESYVTFESLSPGAKAKGVEGEYLTRHTPDESNRLLSARSSVDSEAIPKIEGQPNEYFC encoded by the exons ATGACCCTCCCTCCCGTGAACATCCCTGTCGATACAACCAAGCTTCGGATAGAAAAGACAGCCATCCGCAGGGTGCCAGGAGAGGCTTTCCACCTCCTTCACAACCTCGAGTACCTCTGGATGCCCTATAACTCCTTGGCCAGCCTCAGTGGCATCCCCTTCAAGGGCCTTCGTCGTctgcaggagctgaggctgGATGGGAACAACTTAGTATCATTCCCCTGGGAAAGCCTGGCTGGCATGCCACAGCTGCGGCTTCTGGATTTACACAATAACGAACTCACCTCAATCCCTCCAGATGCTGCTCGGTATGTCAAGAATATCACATACCTGGATCTGTCTAGCAACAAGCTGATGACTCTTCCTCAGGCTCTCATTGCCACCTGGGCCAATCTCCAGGCTGTTCCCTACTTCCCCAATGATAACTCCAAGATCATCCTAG GCTTGCAAGACAATCCTTGGGTGTGTGACTGCAGTCTGTATGAAATGGTCCATTTCCTAAATTTCCAGTCTCCTAACATAGCCTTCATTGAGCCCAGGCTGAAATGCTTCACCCCCCGGAGCCTCGCAGGAGTCTTCTTCAGCCAGGTGGAGCTGAGGAAGTGTCAGAGCCCCGTTGTGCACACGTCTGTAGCCAAGGTGAAGACCATCCTGGGCAGCACGGTGCTGCTGCGCTGTGGGACCACGGGCGTGCCCATCCCCgagctcagctggaggagagctGATGGGGCTCAGCTGAACGGCACAG TTCACCAAGAGATTTCCAGTGATGGGATGAGCTGGTCTATCCTGGGCCTGCCTGTAGTCTCTTACCTTGACTCTGGAGAGTACATCTGTAAAGCAAAGAATTTCCTGGGGGCAACAGAGGCGTTCATCTCACTCATCATCACAGACTCAGAAAGCACGGATGACCCCACCTCTAATGGCAAAGGCACGTGGAATGGGAAGGCGAGCGGGATGCAGGCAGCTGCCTACAATGATGAACTGGTGGCAAGGTACATCATCACCACCTCCACTGTGCCCACCCTGGGGGCTGGAGCGGGCACTGGAGACGGGCTTCTCCTCCCGGACATGGCACAAGACAGCAACCCCCAGAATCTGCTGGTGAGCCCCACCATGGGCCAGCAGGAGCCAGAGCGGATGGTGAGGTCTGTCAGGGTGATAGGGGACACCGACCAGAGCATCACCCTGGCCTGGAAGGCACCTATGGCAAAGAACACCACGGTGTTCAGTGTCCTTTATGCTGTCTTTGGAGAGAGGGACATGCGGCGGATCAACGTGGAGCCAGGGAAGACCAAGGTCACTGTTTATGGGCTGCTGCCAAAGACCAAATACAtcgtgtgtgtctgtgtgaaaGGGCTGATCCCCAGGAAGGAGCAGTGCATCATATTTTCCACAGATGAAGTTTTCAGTGCGGGAGGGACGCAGAAGCTCATCAATGTGGTTGTCATCAGCGTGGCCTGTGTCATTGCTGTTCCTCTGACGCTGGTGGTCTGCTGTGGAGCACTGAAACGGCGCTGCAAAAAATGCTTTGTGCGGAAACCCAAGGAAATTCAGGAATCCTACGTCACCTTTGAAAGCCTGTCTCCTGGGGCCAAGGCAAAAGGCGTGGAAGGAGAATACTTGACCAGGCACACCCCTGACGAGTCGAATAGgctgctgtctgcccgctccagCGTGGACTCGGAAGCCATACCAAAGATTGAGGGACAGCCTAATGAATACTTCTGCTGA